A single Brachybacterium sillae DNA region contains:
- the hutH gene encoding histidine ammonia-lyase codes for MTQQTSQQTITLGSSGLTPADVLAVARHDARVELDAAAREHVASVRSHIEALAAPDHAPVYGVSTGFGALADTSIPVDMRRDLQRALIRSHASGAGPEVEREVVRALMLLRAKTLASGRTGVRPVVIETMLALLNAGITPIVHEYGSLGCSGDLAPLAHCAIVLLGEGRARDAQGQERPVSELLAEAGIEPITLEEKEGLALINGTDGMLGMLLMALADLEALVRVADVTCALSVQGLRGRDGVFRPELHQPLRPHPGQADSAANILAVLEGSPIIADVAAEGSRVQDAYSLRCAPQVAGGVRDTIAHARTVAERELAAAIDNPVVLEDGTVTSNGNFHGAPVAYVLDFLAVVAADLASIAERRTDRMLDKARSHGLPPFLADDPGVDSGFMIAQYTQAALVSDMKRLAVPASVDSIPSSAMQEDHVSMGWHAARKLRTAIANLRRVLAIELLTAARAIDLRSPLEPSQASAAAIAVLRRTVEGPGPDRFLAPDIAEAEARLLDGSVLTAVEEVTGRLR; via the coding sequence ATGACGCAGCAGACCTCGCAGCAGACGATCACCCTCGGTTCCTCCGGTCTCACCCCGGCCGACGTCCTCGCCGTCGCCCGCCACGACGCCCGCGTGGAGCTCGACGCCGCCGCCCGCGAGCATGTCGCCTCGGTGCGTTCCCACATCGAGGCCCTGGCCGCCCCGGACCACGCCCCGGTGTACGGCGTCTCCACCGGCTTCGGTGCCCTCGCCGACACCTCCATCCCGGTGGACATGCGACGCGACCTGCAGCGCGCCCTCATCCGCTCCCACGCCTCCGGCGCCGGCCCCGAGGTCGAGCGCGAGGTGGTGCGCGCCCTGATGCTGCTGCGCGCGAAGACCCTCGCCTCCGGCCGCACCGGTGTGCGCCCCGTCGTGATCGAGACGATGCTGGCGCTGCTGAACGCGGGCATCACCCCGATCGTCCACGAGTACGGCTCCCTCGGATGCTCCGGCGACCTCGCCCCGCTCGCGCACTGCGCGATTGTGCTGCTGGGCGAGGGGCGGGCCCGCGACGCCCAGGGGCAGGAGCGCCCCGTGTCGGAGCTCCTCGCCGAGGCCGGCATCGAACCGATCACCCTGGAGGAGAAGGAGGGCCTGGCCCTCATCAACGGCACCGACGGCATGCTCGGCATGCTGCTCATGGCCCTGGCGGACCTCGAGGCGCTGGTGCGGGTGGCCGATGTGACCTGCGCCCTGTCCGTGCAGGGCCTGCGCGGCCGCGACGGTGTGTTCCGCCCCGAACTGCACCAGCCGCTGCGCCCCCATCCGGGTCAGGCCGACTCCGCCGCGAACATCCTGGCGGTGCTGGAGGGATCGCCGATCATCGCCGACGTCGCCGCGGAGGGCTCCCGCGTGCAGGACGCCTACTCGCTGCGCTGCGCCCCGCAGGTCGCCGGCGGGGTGCGTGACACCATCGCCCACGCCCGCACCGTCGCCGAGCGGGAGCTCGCCGCGGCGATCGACAACCCGGTGGTGCTGGAGGACGGCACCGTCACCTCGAACGGCAACTTCCACGGCGCGCCCGTCGCCTACGTGCTGGACTTCCTCGCCGTCGTCGCGGCGGACCTGGCCTCCATCGCCGAGCGGCGCACCGACCGCATGCTCGACAAGGCCCGCAGCCACGGCCTGCCGCCGTTCCTGGCCGACGACCCGGGCGTCGACTCCGGGTTCATGATCGCCCAGTACACCCAGGCCGCCCTGGTCAGCGACATGAAGCGGTTGGCGGTGCCGGCGAGCGTCGACTCCATCCCCTCCAGCGCCATGCAGGAGGACCACGTCTCGATGGGCTGGCACGCCGCCCGGAAACTGCGCACCGCCATCGCCAACCTGCGGCGGGTGCTCGCCATCGAGCTGCTCACCGCTGCCCGCGCGATCGACCTGCGCTCCCCGCTGGAGCCGTCGCAGGCCTCCGCCGCCGCCATCGCGGTGCTGCGCCGCACCGTCGAGGGCCCCGGCCCGGACCGTTTCCTCGCCCCCGACATCGCCGAGGCCGAGGCGCGCCTGCTCGACGGCAGCGTCCTCACCGCGGTCGAGGAGGTCACCGGCCGCCTGCGCTGA
- the hutI gene encoding imidazolonepropionase, whose product MTTTLLTGISELWTFDPVRDAERGTPNAAAATDEQVLRDAAVVIDGERIAWTGPAADAPDADERVDLGGRAVLPGWVDSHTHLVFAGDRSAEFEARMAGEAYAAGGIRVTMEATRAAGVAQLAELVRGRIAEAVRGGTTCLETKTGYGLTVAAEAEAAQIAAILHAAGELDEVTFLGAHLVPPEYDGTVTVHGRAADADAYVDLVTGDMLQAVQAQGGDALRWIDVFCEEGAFTTEQSRRVLQAGREAGLGLRVHGNQIGESQAGVQLAVELGAASVDHLNFLSDADIDALASTAGHPVRGEGEGRLAVDAGPTVATILPACDLSTRAPLAPARRLADAGAQLAIASNCNPGTSYTSAMSFCVGTAVLQQHLSLAEALRAATRGGALALRRSDVGHLGVGARADLHVLDAPAAIHLAYRPGMPLTHQVWRRGTRVV is encoded by the coding sequence ATGACGACGACGCTGCTGACCGGCATCAGTGAACTGTGGACTTTCGACCCCGTCCGCGACGCCGAGCGCGGCACCCCGAACGCCGCCGCAGCCACCGATGAGCAGGTGCTGCGGGACGCCGCCGTGGTGATCGACGGTGAGCGCATCGCCTGGACAGGCCCCGCCGCCGACGCCCCCGACGCCGACGAGCGCGTCGACCTGGGCGGTCGCGCGGTGCTGCCGGGCTGGGTGGATTCGCATACCCACCTCGTCTTCGCCGGGGACCGCTCGGCGGAGTTCGAGGCCCGCATGGCCGGGGAGGCGTATGCGGCCGGGGGGATCCGGGTGACCATGGAGGCGACCCGCGCAGCGGGCGTCGCGCAGTTGGCCGAGCTGGTGCGGGGTCGGATCGCGGAGGCGGTGCGCGGCGGCACCACCTGTCTGGAGACGAAGACCGGATACGGCCTGACCGTCGCCGCCGAGGCGGAGGCCGCACAGATCGCCGCCATCCTGCACGCGGCGGGGGAGCTCGATGAGGTCACTTTCCTCGGCGCCCACCTGGTGCCGCCGGAGTACGACGGCACCGTCACCGTCCACGGCCGGGCGGCCGACGCCGACGCCTACGTCGACCTGGTCACCGGGGACATGCTGCAGGCGGTGCAGGCGCAGGGCGGGGACGCGCTGCGCTGGATCGACGTGTTCTGCGAGGAGGGCGCGTTCACCACTGAGCAGTCCCGCCGGGTGCTGCAGGCGGGCCGGGAGGCCGGGCTCGGGCTGCGGGTGCACGGCAACCAGATCGGCGAGTCCCAGGCGGGGGTGCAGCTCGCGGTGGAGCTCGGGGCGGCCAGTGTCGACCACCTGAACTTCCTCTCCGACGCCGATATCGACGCGCTCGCCTCCACCGCCGGGCACCCGGTGCGCGGGGAGGGGGAAGGGCGTCTCGCGGTCGACGCCGGGCCGACGGTCGCGACGATCCTGCCGGCCTGCGATCTCTCCACGCGGGCGCCGCTGGCCCCGGCCCGTCGCCTCGCCGATGCGGGGGCGCAGCTGGCGATCGCCTCGAACTGCAACCCCGGTACCAGCTACACCAGCGCCATGAGCTTCTGCGTCGGCACCGCGGTGCTGCAGCAGCACCTGTCCCTGGCGGAGGCGCTGCGCGCTGCGACCCGCGGCGGGGCCCTCGCGCTGCGGCGCTCCGACGTCGGCCACCTCGGTGTCGGCGCCCGAGCCGACCTGCATGTGCTGGATGCGCCCGCTGCGATCCACCTCGCGTACCGGCCGGGCATGCCCCTGACCCACCAGGTGTGGCGCCGCGGCACCCGCGTCGTCTGA
- a CDS encoding IS1380 family transposase: MSHPTLFFYPRPRVDIAEVPALSHAGAVLLTDTIHATGLASSLREALAPWTKPLAEHHAAKVLLDLALTLAIGGEHASDTDLLRCEPGLFGDVASTPTISRTLTTLAQDAPTVIEAISKARRAARERAWTLAGDHSPTVGVSAKNPLVVDLDATLINVHSEKEQAAPTFKRGFGYHPLCAFLDHGSEGTGEPLAIQLRPGNAGSNTAADHITVTRQALAQLPAGLLARGGRGSKKILIRTDGAGGTKDFLAWLQRQRLAYSVGFTLPANTPDLLKRIDEAEAWTPAYDTEDEGIREGAWVAELTGLLDLSGWPAGMRVIVRKERPHPGAQLRITDHEGMRITAFATNSPRGQLPVLELRHRRRARCEDRIRNAKDMGLEKLPLQGFAQNQLWCQIVQLASELVAWMQTIALTGHDARKWEPKRLRARLFEIPATLVRRARHNLLHLAEHAPEAVRVLTGVNRLRTTVAQT, encoded by the coding sequence GTGTCCCACCCTACCTTGTTCTTCTACCCCCGTCCGCGCGTGGACATCGCTGAGGTCCCGGCCCTCTCGCATGCGGGCGCGGTGCTGCTGACCGACACGATCCACGCCACCGGCCTCGCCTCTTCGCTGCGGGAAGCACTGGCTCCGTGGACGAAACCGCTGGCCGAGCACCACGCGGCGAAGGTCCTGCTGGACCTCGCACTCACTCTCGCAATCGGCGGGGAGCATGCTTCGGATACTGATCTGCTGCGTTGCGAGCCGGGCCTGTTCGGTGATGTCGCCTCGACCCCGACGATCTCCCGCACGCTCACCACCCTCGCCCAGGACGCGCCCACCGTGATCGAGGCGATCTCGAAAGCCCGCCGGGCCGCGCGTGAAAGAGCCTGGACCCTCGCCGGAGACCATTCCCCGACTGTGGGGGTCAGTGCGAAGAACCCGCTGGTCGTCGACCTCGACGCCACCCTGATCAACGTCCACAGCGAGAAGGAGCAGGCCGCACCGACGTTCAAACGCGGCTTCGGATACCACCCGTTGTGCGCGTTCCTGGACCACGGCAGCGAAGGGACCGGGGAACCACTGGCGATCCAGCTGCGCCCCGGCAACGCCGGCTCGAACACCGCCGCTGATCACATCACCGTCACCCGGCAGGCTCTCGCGCAGCTGCCTGCGGGCCTGCTGGCCCGGGGCGGGCGGGGGTCGAAGAAGATCCTGATCCGCACCGACGGAGCCGGCGGCACCAAGGACTTCCTGGCCTGGCTCCAGCGGCAGCGTCTGGCCTACTCAGTCGGGTTCACCCTCCCCGCAAACACCCCTGACCTGCTGAAACGTATCGATGAGGCGGAGGCGTGGACTCCCGCCTATGACACCGAGGACGAGGGGATCCGCGAGGGGGCGTGGGTGGCGGAGCTGACCGGGCTGCTGGACCTGTCCGGGTGGCCTGCCGGGATGCGGGTGATCGTGCGGAAGGAACGTCCTCATCCTGGGGCGCAGCTGCGGATCACCGATCACGAGGGGATGCGCATCACCGCGTTCGCGACCAACTCCCCGCGCGGCCAGCTCCCGGTCTTGGAGCTGCGGCACCGTCGCCGGGCGCGCTGCGAGGACCGGATCCGTAACGCCAAGGACATGGGCCTTGAGAAGTTGCCGTTGCAGGGTTTCGCGCAGAATCAGCTTTGGTGCCAGATCGTCCAGCTCGCTAGCGAGCTCGTCGCCTGGATGCAGACCATCGCGCTGACCGGCCATGATGCGCGGAAGTGGGAGCCCAAACGGCTCCGCGCGCGGTTGTTCGAGATCCCCGCGACCCTCGTGCGCCGCGCCCGGCACAACCTCCTCCACCTCGCCGAACATGCACCCGAAGCCGTGAGGGTCCTGACTGGCGTCAACCGGCTCCGCACCACCGTCGCACAGACCTAA
- a CDS encoding RloB family protein codes for MAGGQRRRRGRPHRQPARRILVVTEGTRTEPQYVEGLNRYLRSKGATAIVKPVSVGKDPLRVVQKCIEKRNEAKENDRKYDDCVCLVDVDEHQTLPAAIKLAEREKIRLLISNLKFEAWLRWHAEDKRSALTSAQLDELMDKLGLVKGKILSQSFPFHRVHDASGIAQAIDPEMRPGRKGPNPSSAMPFLVELMQGAGTAEGLGDSKTA; via the coding sequence GTGGCGGGCGGACAGCGTCGACGTCGCGGCAGGCCTCATCGGCAGCCTGCGCGGCGCATCCTTGTCGTCACCGAAGGCACCCGCACCGAACCTCAGTACGTTGAGGGCCTGAACCGCTACCTGCGAAGCAAGGGTGCGACGGCTATCGTCAAGCCTGTTTCGGTGGGTAAGGATCCGTTGAGAGTCGTCCAGAAGTGCATCGAGAAGCGTAACGAAGCGAAAGAGAACGACAGAAAGTACGACGACTGCGTGTGCCTGGTCGACGTTGATGAACACCAGACGTTGCCCGCGGCCATTAAACTTGCGGAACGAGAGAAGATACGGCTTCTGATCTCGAACCTCAAGTTCGAGGCATGGCTGCGATGGCACGCCGAAGACAAGCGCTCAGCATTGACCTCGGCGCAGCTCGACGAGCTTATGGACAAGCTGGGTCTCGTCAAGGGCAAGATTCTCTCGCAGTCGTTCCCGTTCCACCGGGTGCACGACGCATCTGGCATCGCCCAGGCCATCGATCCTGAAATGCGCCCGGGTCGCAAAGGACCGAACCCGTCGTCGGCGATGCCATTCCTCGTAGAACTTATGCAAGGGGCCGGGACTGCCGAAGGTTTGGGTGACTCCAAGACCGCATGA
- a CDS encoding AAA family ATPase, protein MILLSFTVRNHKSIRDEVAIDLTRSALKTLQPKDGNWSAVSYPLAGIFGGNATGKSAVLDALRYAFTAILHSATVWQESKSMRRAPFKLDGNSRTSTSLYELDLVHDGRRYVYGFEVDQDGIRREWLRDVPSSRWRTLLERDREEGLLTFHPSLRTKIEVTPRELVLSRALLLKESSLYAFADDLVESFDIVLVKDSHRAVRLSKLADSLADGDVTFPDLEALLQVADIGVLNVSIEETNIPERIRLAFRRLERDLREEEDEDASVKKGEPDGEDDPEELEADELEQVARRLLFTHRGTADDCPPFSIHEESDGTIAWLAIAVPALEALRGGGLLLVDEIDASLHPHLLEVLLGAFSDPLVNRHHAQLIFTSHESYVLSPLSEVRLEPEQIWLTDKTNEGVTELTCLADFPKHPDANVAKRYLTGRYGGTPRLSPSLFAALVDAGEA, encoded by the coding sequence ATGATCCTGCTGAGCTTCACCGTGCGCAACCACAAGAGCATCCGCGACGAGGTCGCGATCGATCTCACTCGCTCTGCGCTGAAGACCCTCCAGCCAAAGGATGGCAACTGGAGCGCGGTGAGCTATCCGCTCGCTGGGATCTTTGGAGGCAACGCAACCGGTAAGTCCGCGGTATTGGACGCTCTCCGCTATGCCTTCACTGCGATCCTGCACTCTGCCACGGTGTGGCAGGAGTCGAAGTCCATGCGGCGGGCACCGTTCAAGCTCGACGGGAACTCCCGGACTTCAACGAGTCTCTACGAACTTGACCTCGTCCACGATGGACGCCGCTACGTCTACGGCTTCGAGGTCGACCAAGACGGAATCAGACGAGAATGGCTGCGCGATGTCCCCAGTTCACGCTGGCGCACACTGCTGGAGCGAGATCGAGAAGAAGGTCTGCTTACGTTCCACCCGAGCCTTCGCACCAAGATCGAGGTAACACCCCGAGAACTCGTTCTCAGCCGCGCGCTCCTACTGAAGGAGTCATCGCTATACGCCTTCGCGGATGACCTGGTCGAGAGCTTCGACATCGTCTTGGTCAAGGACTCGCACCGCGCCGTTCGCTTGTCCAAACTCGCAGACTCCCTGGCAGACGGCGATGTGACGTTCCCCGATCTTGAAGCACTGCTTCAAGTCGCGGATATCGGCGTTTTGAACGTCAGTATTGAAGAAACCAACATCCCAGAACGGATCCGCCTGGCGTTCCGTCGACTTGAACGTGACCTGCGCGAGGAAGAGGACGAAGACGCCTCCGTTAAGAAGGGGGAGCCAGACGGAGAGGATGACCCAGAGGAACTTGAAGCTGATGAGCTCGAACAGGTCGCACGTCGTCTTCTCTTTACCCATCGTGGAACCGCTGACGACTGCCCACCTTTCTCTATCCACGAGGAGAGCGATGGAACCATCGCTTGGCTCGCGATCGCAGTGCCAGCACTTGAAGCACTGCGCGGTGGCGGGCTGCTCTTGGTCGATGAGATCGATGCAAGTCTTCACCCGCATCTGCTCGAAGTGCTCCTCGGCGCGTTCTCAGACCCGCTCGTCAACAGGCATCACGCACAGCTCATCTTCACCAGCCACGAGTCCTACGTCCTCTCACCACTGAGCGAGGTCCGTCTCGAGCCTGAACAGATCTGGCTGACCGACAAAACGAACGAGGGCGTGACCGAGCTGACCTGCCTGGCCGACTTCCCCAAGCACCCGGATGCCAACGTAGCGAAGCGATACCTCACTGGACGGTACGGCGGTACCCCGCGGCTTTCACCGAGCCTGTTTGCCGCGCTTGTCGACGCGGGGGAGGCGTAG
- a CDS encoding YjiH family protein: MRSGSHRAGRPVTARWRFAVYSLIGIAMFFVTVRIGEKSTILVDHVLTFVRWILGPVAPWVVLALVVLGTVRPFVTGRWRTSPLRMVFAFANIVGLVVAALAVVGIYPGPLADEAIGPFLWERLAIPVGLIVPIGAVFLALLISYGLMEFIGVFVQPIMRPLWRVPGRAAVDAVASFVGSYSLALLITDRVYREGRYTSREAAIIATGFSTVSATFMIIVAATLGLMEHWNLYFFLTLLITFIVTAITVHIPPLRSIPDETFEGVPHNPEPVVTGNRLRAAWGEAMDALADAPSLARGTWDTFKDGVLMAAAIVPSILSIGLAGLLLAEYTPVFDILGWLFYPFAWVTGLPDPALAGKASAVGIAEMFLPALMVSEHSSMVLRFTIGVVCVSQIVFFSSLVPSILATSIPVSVGRLVVLWFERVALTILITAPIAHLLF, encoded by the coding sequence ATGCGGTCCGGCAGCCATCGCGCCGGCCGCCCCGTCACGGCCCGCTGGCGCTTCGCCGTCTACAGCCTCATCGGCATCGCCATGTTCTTCGTGACGGTGCGGATCGGGGAGAAGTCGACGATCCTCGTGGATCACGTGCTGACCTTCGTGCGCTGGATCCTCGGGCCCGTCGCCCCCTGGGTGGTGCTGGCCCTGGTGGTGCTGGGCACCGTCCGCCCGTTCGTCACCGGTCGGTGGCGCACCAGCCCGCTGCGCATGGTGTTCGCCTTCGCGAACATCGTCGGACTGGTGGTGGCGGCGCTCGCCGTCGTCGGGATCTACCCTGGGCCCCTCGCCGACGAGGCCATCGGGCCGTTCCTGTGGGAGAGGCTCGCGATCCCGGTGGGTCTGATCGTCCCCATCGGCGCGGTGTTCCTCGCGCTGCTGATCAGCTACGGCCTGATGGAGTTCATCGGCGTGTTCGTGCAGCCGATCATGCGTCCGCTGTGGCGGGTGCCGGGACGCGCGGCAGTGGACGCGGTCGCCTCCTTCGTCGGTTCGTACTCGCTGGCGCTGCTGATCACCGACCGGGTCTACCGCGAGGGCCGCTACACCTCGCGGGAGGCGGCGATCATCGCCACCGGCTTCTCCACCGTCTCGGCGACGTTCATGATCATCGTCGCCGCCACTCTGGGACTGATGGAGCACTGGAACCTGTACTTCTTCCTCACGCTGCTGATCACGTTCATCGTCACGGCCATCACTGTGCACATCCCGCCGCTGCGTTCCATCCCGGATGAGACCTTCGAGGGTGTGCCGCACAACCCGGAGCCGGTCGTCACCGGGAACCGTCTGCGGGCCGCCTGGGGCGAGGCGATGGATGCGCTGGCCGATGCTCCGAGCCTCGCCCGCGGCACCTGGGACACCTTCAAGGACGGCGTGCTGATGGCCGCCGCGATCGTCCCGTCGATCCTGTCGATCGGCCTGGCGGGTCTGCTGCTGGCCGAGTACACCCCGGTGTTCGACATCCTCGGCTGGCTGTTCTACCCGTTCGCGTGGGTCACCGGCCTGCCCGACCCGGCACTCGCGGGCAAGGCCTCCGCGGTGGGCATCGCGGAGATGTTCCTGCCGGCGCTGATGGTCAGCGAGCACAGCTCGATGGTGCTGCGCTTCACCATCGGCGTGGTGTGCGTGTCGCAGATCGTGTTCTTCTCGTCGTTGGTGCCGTCGATCCTCGCCACCTCGATCCCGGTCTCGGTGGGACGCCTGGTGGTGCTGTGGTTCGAGCGGGTGGCGCTGACCATCCTGATCACCGCCCCGATCGCGCACCTGTTGTTCTGA